A window from Peromyscus leucopus breed LL Stock chromosome 8a, UCI_PerLeu_2.1, whole genome shotgun sequence encodes these proteins:
- the LOC119086842 gene encoding lactoylglutathione lyase-like → MAEPQPAPSGLADKVALSCCSDPEPCAKDFLLQQTMLRIKDPKKSLDFYTRVLVMTLLQKFDFPAIKFSLYFLAYEDKNGIPKDKDERTAWALSRKATLELTLNWGTEDDETQSYHSSNSDPRGFGHPGIAVPDVYSACKRFEELGVKFVKKPDDSKMKGLAFIQNPDGYWVEILNLNEITKII, encoded by the coding sequence ATGGCAGAGCCACAGCCCGCACCCAGCGGCCTCGCTGATAAGGTCGCCCTCAGCTGCTGCTCCGACCCGGAACCCTGCGCCAAGGACTTCCTATTGCAGCAGACGATGCTGAGAATTAAGGATCCTAAGAAGTCCCTGGATTTTTATACTAGGGTTCTTGTAATGACGCTACTCCAAAAGTTTGATTTTCCTGCAATTAAATTTTCCCTCTACTTCTTGGCTTACGAGGATAAAAATGGCATCCCTAAAGATAAGGATGAAAGAACAGCATGGGCGCTTTCCAGAAAAGCTACACTTGAGTTGACACTCAACTGGGGCACCGAAGATGATGAGACCCAGAGTTACCACAGCAGCAACTCAGACCCTCGGGGATTCGGTCACCCTGGGATTGCCGTTCCTGATGTCTACAGTGCCTGTAAAAGATTTGAAGAACTGGGAGTCAAGTTTGTAAAGAAACCCGACGATAGTAAAATGAAGGGTCTGGCATTCATTCAAAATCCTGACGGCTACTGGGTTGAAATTCTGAATCTTAACGAAATAACAAAGATTATTTAG